The sequence below is a genomic window from Candidatus Berkelbacteria bacterium.
TTTCCTCTCATTCTGTATCTTGCCGAAAATCTCGGCCGCTACCAAAGCCCCTTTCCACGGAAGCATGGGACCTATGAAACCTATGCGTATTTTTCCGCTTTCCTTCCTGTCAGGATAGAATGTTCTGCTGTCGACCGGCGGCGGCACGACATCGAAGTTCCCTTTCACATACCTGGAAAGCCTTGTCCTCTCGTCTTCGTTAAAGGCCAGCGTCTTTTTTGAGAATTTCAGTAGAGACCATCCCTGAAAAATCCCGTATTGCCAGGAAAGCATCCTCTTTCCTGTGGTGTAAATAGGAGGATGGAAGGCCGGGGTGAAAATATGCGGGCTCTTCATCCTTATAGATGACACGAAGCCGGCCGTTGCCGGAAAGTATCCGTAATGAAAGGAATGTATTATATCAGGCCTGGATTTGGGCTCCGTCAGCATCTTTCTGGCGAAAAGAAAGCTTTTCATTCCGGCTTCAAATCTTTTCACGCTTATGTTGCCCGTCTTCTCCGAAGTTTTCTGGGGGCCGGAAACTATGGAGCAGACATCTATCTCGTCGCCTTTTTCGGCCATGTTTCTAGCCAGGAAATATGCGGCATTGGATATGCCGAATTTGGAGTGGCCGAGGCTGAACATTGTGGTGAACATCGATACTTTCATTTCATCGCCGCCTCGAGGAAAATATCGGAATAAAGCTTTGCCTGGTTCTTCCAGTCATGTCTTTTCGCGACCATGGCAGCATCTTCGCCTTTCACGTTAT
It includes:
- a CDS encoding glycosyltransferase family 4 protein, whose translation is MKVSMFTTMFSLGHSKFGISNAAYFLARNMAEKGDEIDVCSIVSGPQKTSEKTGNISVKRFEAGMKSFLFARKMLTEPKSRPDIIHSFHYGYFPATAGFVSSIRMKSPHIFTPAFHPPIYTTGKRMLSWQYGIFQGWSLLKFSKKTLAFNEDERTRLSRYVKGNFDVVPPPVDSRTFYPDRKESGKIRIGFIGPMLPWKGALVAAEIFGKIQNERKDIEFVFIGFGELENEIRKSGRFKFHKELSPNNIASHLNSMDILVSPTKYESFGYVLAEAGMCGTPVVSTRVGAVPETVGEGGVLVDYGDWDGMKKEIEFLVDDDRKRKSAGKNAVKHTRQFRDDVVSKKIYEIYKSVA